The proteins below come from a single Streptomyces sp. NBC_01298 genomic window:
- a CDS encoding DUF2637 domain-containing protein gives MTTTLEPDLRVPAPARPEAEPPASTAPSRTSAEPSRTVAETDGDPDDKPKSRHLWLMIPLTVVAVLAGLTAAGVGFALSYGALRSAAVAWGFTGWQSYAFPLGVDGLIIALYTAGLVLAWRRMARPWVQITAHALTGVTIALNVSAAVDGLPGSPSLSEAFGQDFGRLLGHAMMPIAYVILIEVARWAIARTARLEAGLDDEQALTLAEWALNLRVTWKIYRYAKTYPAPYAQARAVVRDLAIYRVWQTERALYAGGTAEDRAAVLDRMPALLAPYGVSVDAARAIPAMRLEQEQEQEAERQRAERQREEERKQQDRDEERAEQHRQRERAQEEAAEQRERERQEREDAHQARMDALAKEAEETRQHGELAELKATVDGQSRSATHRAQAAVATAEIQATTATTAAQRAADEAERVAAAEALAETSAKVAAERAKEMAASATLAEESAKKADAIRRAREADRLAAEESAKLKAVSAKVAEEAAKLALAEQQTAEAEAATAEARERTKQAVLRAVEADHLAALTQRQRRVRIAARMLLDSVEADATVGKTPAELAEFLKDNSPLTNADIAAAVGITSTGTASEYKTEALTLIARGYNHHSSYDPDRTE, from the coding sequence GTGACGACCACCCTGGAACCCGACCTCCGGGTCCCGGCCCCCGCCCGACCCGAAGCCGAACCGCCTGCCTCCACCGCACCGTCGCGGACTTCGGCCGAGCCGTCGCGGACCGTCGCCGAGACCGACGGGGACCCGGACGACAAGCCGAAGTCCCGGCACCTGTGGCTGATGATCCCGCTCACCGTCGTCGCCGTCCTCGCCGGACTCACCGCCGCCGGCGTCGGCTTCGCCCTCTCCTACGGCGCACTCCGCAGCGCCGCCGTCGCCTGGGGCTTCACCGGCTGGCAGTCCTACGCCTTCCCCCTCGGCGTGGACGGCCTGATCATCGCCCTCTACACGGCAGGCCTGGTCCTCGCCTGGCGCCGGATGGCCCGTCCCTGGGTCCAGATCACGGCGCACGCCCTGACCGGGGTCACCATCGCGCTCAACGTGTCCGCCGCCGTGGACGGCCTGCCCGGATCGCCTAGCCTGTCCGAGGCGTTCGGGCAGGACTTCGGGCGGCTCCTGGGCCACGCCATGATGCCGATCGCGTACGTGATCCTCATCGAGGTCGCCCGGTGGGCCATCGCCCGCACCGCCCGGCTGGAGGCGGGCCTGGACGACGAGCAGGCCCTGACCCTCGCCGAGTGGGCCCTCAACCTCCGTGTCACGTGGAAGATCTACCGCTACGCCAAGACCTACCCCGCCCCCTACGCGCAGGCCCGGGCCGTCGTCCGTGACCTGGCCATCTACCGCGTCTGGCAGACGGAACGCGCCCTGTACGCCGGAGGCACGGCCGAGGACCGGGCCGCCGTCCTCGACCGCATGCCCGCCCTCCTGGCCCCCTACGGCGTCAGCGTCGACGCCGCCCGCGCCATCCCCGCCATGCGGCTGGAGCAGGAGCAGGAGCAGGAGGCCGAGCGCCAGCGGGCCGAGCGTCAGCGCGAGGAGGAGCGCAAGCAGCAAGACCGCGACGAGGAGCGTGCCGAGCAGCACCGCCAGCGCGAACGCGCCCAGGAAGAGGCCGCCGAGCAGCGTGAACGGGAGCGCCAGGAGCGGGAGGACGCCCACCAGGCCCGCATGGACGCCCTCGCGAAGGAGGCGGAGGAGACCCGCCAGCACGGCGAGCTCGCCGAGCTGAAGGCCACGGTCGACGGACAGTCCCGCTCGGCGACTCACCGGGCACAAGCCGCGGTCGCCACCGCCGAGATCCAGGCGACGACCGCCACCACCGCCGCCCAGCGCGCCGCCGACGAGGCCGAGCGTGTGGCCGCCGCCGAAGCACTCGCCGAGACGTCCGCGAAGGTCGCCGCCGAGCGCGCGAAGGAGATGGCCGCGTCCGCGACGCTCGCGGAGGAGTCCGCGAAGAAGGCGGACGCGATCCGCCGTGCCCGCGAAGCCGACCGCCTCGCGGCCGAAGAGTCCGCGAAGCTCAAGGCGGTGTCCGCGAAGGTCGCCGAGGAGGCCGCGAAGCTCGCCCTCGCCGAGCAGCAGACCGCCGAAGCCGAAGCGGCCACGGCCGAAGCCCGCGAGCGCACGAAGCAGGCCGTCCTGCGCGCGGTCGAAGCCGACCACCTCGCCGCACTGACCCAGCGCCAGCGCCGCGTCCGCATCGCCGCCCGGATGCTCCTCGACTCCGTCGAGGCGGACGCGACCGTGGGCAAGACGCCGGCGGAGCTCGCCGAGTTCCTCAAGGACAACTCCCCGCTCACCAACGCGGACATCGCCGCGGCGGTCGGCATCACCTCGACCGGCACCGCCTCCGAGTACAAGACCGAGGCCCTGACCCTCATCGCCCGCGGCTACAACCACCACAGCTCATACGACCCGGACCGCACCGAGTAG